A stretch of DNA from Bacteroidota bacterium:
ATCGGCGTACTAAAGAAAGCTATCACAATTCAAAATACTGAAGCTGAACGGTCCATCGCGTCAAGCCACAGTTCGCTCGGCGATGCGTACAGGTATAAAAATAATTTTGATGAAGCCATTCAATGGTATAAGAAATATTTAAACTCGATAAATATAGATTCTTCTTCAAAAGAAAACGCGTATTATCGGATAGGTTTTTGCTACGAAATTTCAGGAGATAGAACCACGGCTATCCAGTATTATCAGAGTGCCGGGAAGAACACCGATGCACAAGAAAGAATTAAAGCACCGTTGAGTTATGCAGATATCATTTTAACCAAAATATCGAATAACTTTGAAGCCGGTGATTATCAGGAGGTTATTAAATCGGCGAATGAGTTGATGACAATCAGCTCGCTGAATGAAGACCAGCGTGGTGAAAAATATTTCAGAATAGGACGCGCTTATTTTGAGTTGGGTAATTTTGATAAAGCGATTGAGATGTTCGATATTGTATTGCAAATTGAAAAGTTCAAACAAAATTGGATTTTACCTAACACACATTACCGGCTCGGTTTAGCACTGTTGAAAGTTGGAGAAAAAAAGAAAGCAAAGCAGGAATTCGAAACTGCTTTAAAATTCAAGGACTACACCGGCGAGAGAAGAATAAAGTTCGGAATTGAAAGCGAGTTGGATAAGTTATGAACTTTGAGCATAGAGCTTTGAGAACGGTGCTAAGAGCAATGAGCGGGGAGTAAGGCGATTTTAGAATACCACAAACGTATAAAGCGCTTCAACCACTATAAATATTCATGATATTTTAAAAATCTAATGAAACATACTCATCAAATCGCGTATATTATGGTATGATAAAAATTACCAACATCACAAAACAATTTCAAACCGTAACTGCGCTGGAGAATATCTCGTTTACCATCAATAAACAAGAATTCTTCGGGCTTCTCGGTCCAAATGGCGCTGGTAAAACCACACTTATGAATCTGCTCGTCGGTTACTTCGACTCTGACAGCGGGGTGATTGAGATTGCCAGTGAACGTGTAACCCGTGATAACCTGCACACGCGAAAAAACATCGGTTTAGTGCCACAGTCGCTTGCTCTTTACGACGATATTTCTGCTGAGGATAACCTTAAAATATTTGGAAGTTTCTTTCACATCGCCAAAAATGAACTCGTGATAAGAATAAAAGAAATGCTCGAATCTGTTCAGCTTTATGATCGCCGAAAAGATAAAGTAAAAACTTTTTCGGGTGGAATGAAACGTCGTTTGAATATGATTGCGAGCTTATTGCATGATCCTCCCTTAATTTTATGCGACGAACCGACGGTAGGTATAGACCCTCAATCGCGAAACGCAATTTTCGATTACCTGACAATGTTGAACCAGCAGGGTAAAACGATTGTTTATACTACACACTACATGGAAGAAGCGGAAAGATTATGCAACCGAATCGCCATTATCGATCAAGGCAAAATAATTGCTGAAGGATCGCTCGATAAATTATTGGAACAATTGCATTACGATGATACGATATCAATAATTAAGAACCAATCGACTATAGCTAATATGCACATCTTAAAAAGTTTTGGCGATTTGATAGATGTGAACGAACACTTTGAGCTGAAACCCAAACAAGGATTTTTATTATCTGAGTTTTATTCAATGTTAGAAAAGTATGAGATCGGTTATAAGTTTATCGAGACAAAAAGACCATCTCTTGAGTCGCTGTTTCTGCATCTGACAGGAAGGAGATTACGAGATTGAAAACCATCTATAAACTAATAATAAAAGAATATAAATTGTTGCTTTCCGACCGGCTTGGCATGACGCTGACGTTTATCATACCGTTGGCACTTATTTTTATATGGGGACTTGTATTCGGAAAGATCGGTTCGGGTTCACAAAAATTACGCTTGGCATTTGTAAACTCGAGTGATGCACCCATTTCCAGAAAAATTGAAAGGGCATTAGACTCATCGAAAACATTTGTTCTTCTTAAATCATACGAAGATGAAAATGGCAAACAAATCAAATTCGACACAAGCAGTGTACAAGATTATGTTAAGCGGGGCAGGATTTCAGCAGCATTAGTGATTCCGGTTGATGCATATACCGATACATCTTCGGGTTTGAAACTGAAATTCTATTATGACCCGAAAAACGAGATCGAAATGCAGTTAATGCAGGGAGTTCTTCAGCAAACAATTATGTCGGAAATCCCGGATTTGTTTTTGCAGGGTATGCAAAGGCAGGCAATAAAATATTTAGGCACCGATTCGGGAAAAGCTTTCAACGAAGCGATTGCCGGTACTGTAAGAAAATATTTTAAAATCGATCCGAAGTGGATAAAGATTCCATCGCTAAGTGATACGAACAATTTAGGCGGAAGTGATAAAAAAGAAAGAAATAAATTTTTTCAAAACATTCTTCAACTCGAACAAATTCAACTTGTAGGTCGCGATATCGCTAATCCATGGGCAACAAGAAATGTGGGCGGGTGGGCAATGATGTTTTTGTTGTTCACGCTTACTGCGACATCATCTTCGTTGTTCGATGAGAAAAAAAGTGGTGTGATTCTCAGAATCCTTGCATCGCCGATTTCCCGCGTTCAGATTCTGTGGAGTAAATATCTGTTCAATATGTCTCTCGGATTCATCCAGTTGAGTGTTTTATTCCTCGGTGGATCGTTATTGTACAAGATCAATATCTTTTCAAATATTTTCAATTTGGTTCTTATAATAGCTGCAGCGGTAATCGCATGCACAGCTTTCGGTATGCTTCTAGCGGCAGTCAGCAGAACTGCAGCGCAAGCAAACGGGTTAGGAATGTTTCTCATTTTAGCGATGAGCTCGATTGGTGGA
This window harbors:
- a CDS encoding ABC transporter ATP-binding protein, which produces MIKITNITKQFQTVTALENISFTINKQEFFGLLGPNGAGKTTLMNLLVGYFDSDSGVIEIASERVTRDNLHTRKNIGLVPQSLALYDDISAEDNLKIFGSFFHIAKNELVIRIKEMLESVQLYDRRKDKVKTFSGGMKRRLNMIASLLHDPPLILCDEPTVGIDPQSRNAIFDYLTMLNQQGKTIVYTTHYMEEAERLCNRIAIIDQGKIIAEGSLDKLLEQLHYDDTISIIKNQSTIANMHILKSFGDLIDVNEHFELKPKQGFLLSEFYSMLEKYEIGYKFIETKRPSLESLFLHLTGRRLRD
- a CDS encoding ABC transporter permease; amino-acid sequence: MKTIYKLIIKEYKLLLSDRLGMTLTFIIPLALIFIWGLVFGKIGSGSQKLRLAFVNSSDAPISRKIERALDSSKTFVLLKSYEDENGKQIKFDTSSVQDYVKRGRISAALVIPVDAYTDTSSGLKLKFYYDPKNEIEMQLMQGVLQQTIMSEIPDLFLQGMQRQAIKYLGTDSGKAFNEAIAGTVRKYFKIDPKWIKIPSLSDTNNLGGSDKKERNKFFQNILQLEQIQLVGRDIANPWATRNVGGWAMMFLLFTLTATSSSLFDEKKSGVILRILASPISRVQILWSKYLFNMSLGFIQLSVLFLGGSLLYKINIFSNIFNLVLIIAAAVIACTAFGMLLAAVSRTAAQANGLGMFLILAMSSIGGAWFPTAFMPDFIQTISKGTIVYWAMDGIQQVLWRGVGTVEIVPNIAILLGIAILITCVSIWQFKKGHVF